From a region of the Thiomicrorhabdus sp. genome:
- a CDS encoding M48 family metallopeptidase, translating into MHSIIKNVFLLSLFLGSYSTAQANTLPDLGSPDLVEYDTQTEQELGRAFTNALHTQYKLYNDLDTNDYIRNLGHKLASYTGNNRHYSFYVIDDNNINAFAGPNGVIGIHTGLIEACQTEDELAAVIAHEISHVTQNHLSRRYEYSTSQGSLNTIATLIAAILIGTQDPSAGMATLMGGMGYNLQQQLKNSRQHESEADAIGIQLLYKTGYNPHAMGDFFARLSKESQLDSIKVPEILRTHPVSEHRLAEAENRAQNLPQKKEIKPYSFLKLIQSRIISNKYSQDSYQENTLNGLNSEQSCYIKTLEQIKNKKMPPKCIDSLAFNTQSNPIYISTLIQGLIKLKGIPNPETYKKIKKIIDLKIELYPKSESLPIYYSRLLRKDNLNSQAGKVLETAEQHLNYKYNLLIELSEQKAKEGKNGEAYLNLAKAYLESGNVERSQYFLKLAEETKTNNDDNLEQAILLFKEQNSKLLNNKDKTKEN; encoded by the coding sequence GTGCATTCAATAATCAAGAACGTATTTCTCTTATCTTTATTTTTAGGAAGTTATTCAACTGCTCAGGCAAATACTCTACCAGACTTAGGTTCCCCTGATTTAGTCGAATATGACACTCAAACAGAGCAAGAGCTTGGACGAGCTTTTACCAATGCACTTCACACGCAATATAAACTTTATAACGACCTAGACACTAATGATTACATAAGAAACTTAGGGCATAAACTTGCAAGCTATACCGGTAATAATCGTCACTACTCTTTTTATGTTATTGATGATAACAACATCAATGCTTTTGCTGGTCCAAATGGAGTTATTGGTATTCACACAGGTTTAATTGAAGCCTGCCAAACAGAAGATGAGCTTGCTGCTGTAATTGCTCATGAAATCTCGCACGTTACCCAAAACCACCTATCAAGAAGGTATGAATACTCAACAAGTCAAGGAAGTCTAAACACAATAGCAACCTTAATCGCGGCAATTCTAATCGGAACGCAAGATCCATCCGCTGGCATGGCAACTCTTATGGGAGGCATGGGATATAACTTGCAACAACAACTTAAAAATTCTCGACAACATGAGTCGGAAGCCGATGCCATAGGAATTCAATTACTTTATAAAACGGGTTACAACCCTCACGCAATGGGCGATTTCTTTGCAAGGCTTTCAAAAGAGAGCCAATTGGACAGTATTAAAGTACCTGAAATCTTAAGAACTCATCCCGTTTCAGAACATCGTTTAGCAGAAGCTGAAAATCGTGCCCAAAACCTTCCTCAGAAAAAAGAGATCAAGCCATATAGTTTTCTTAAATTAATTCAAAGCAGAATAATATCTAATAAATACTCACAAGACTCATATCAAGAAAACACTTTAAATGGCTTGAACAGTGAACAATCTTGTTACATAAAAACACTTGAACAAATAAAAAACAAAAAAATGCCACCTAAATGCATTGATAGCCTAGCCTTTAACACCCAATCAAACCCTATTTATATATCAACCCTAATACAAGGGTTAATAAAGTTAAAGGGCATACCAAACCCAGAAACATATAAAAAAATAAAAAAAATAATCGATTTAAAAATAGAACTTTATCCAAAAAGTGAATCTTTACCTATCTATTACAGTAGGTTACTTCGTAAAGACAATCTTAACTCTCAAGCTGGTAAAGTTTTAGAAACAGCTGAACAACACCTTAACTATAAGTATAATCTTCTTATTGAATTGTCAGAACAAAAAGCAAAAGAAGGTAAAAATGGCGAGGCTTATTTAAATTTAGCCAAAGCATATTTAGAAAGTGGCAACGTAGAACGTAGTCAATATTTTCTAAAACTGGCAGAAGAGACAAAAACGAATAATGACGACAATCTTGAGCAAGCAATCCTGTTATTTAAAGAACAAAATAGCAAGTTATTGAATAATAAGGACAAAACTAAAGAAAATTAA
- a CDS encoding sulfurtransferase TusA family protein, translating to MQLNLEGLACPMPVIKLKKYLAEHKGETVEINLIISDKAGLRDIPAFCKQAGLSCELIEDVPKIQFNIQSL from the coding sequence ATGCAATTAAATTTGGAAGGCTTGGCTTGTCCAATGCCAGTAATTAAGCTAAAGAAATATTTAGCTGAACATAAAGGTGAAACGGTGGAAATTAACTTAATCATTTCAGATAAAGCTGGTTTAAGAGATATTCCTGCTTTTTGTAAACAAGCAGGTCTAAGTTGTGAGTTAATTGAAGATGTGCCTAAGATTCAATTTAATATCCAGAGTTTATAG
- a CDS encoding DsrE/DsrF/DrsH-like family protein, whose protein sequence is MSLDQINNRQLSVIHSKGTLDWAYPTFILASTAAAMDKEVELFFTFYGLKAVLKSTDSLKVSPLGNPGMVVKSPVGPNWLKEIDLNRKLPGLVWTLPGMSKLATWGFKKTLLQQGQVPIEELRELCLELGVNMTACQMTMELQGYKESEFIEGIGFAGAATYFASSPDSQSLFI, encoded by the coding sequence ATGTCATTAGATCAAATAAATAATAGACAGTTGAGTGTTATACATTCGAAAGGGACGCTCGATTGGGCTTATCCAACTTTTATTTTGGCTAGTACAGCTGCCGCTATGGATAAAGAAGTTGAATTGTTTTTTACCTTTTATGGTCTTAAAGCGGTGCTTAAATCTACCGATTCATTAAAAGTATCTCCTTTGGGTAATCCTGGTATGGTTGTTAAAAGTCCAGTAGGGCCAAATTGGTTAAAAGAAATTGATTTAAATCGAAAATTACCAGGCCTGGTATGGACATTACCTGGAATGAGTAAGCTTGCGACCTGGGGGTTTAAGAAAACTTTGTTACAGCAAGGGCAGGTTCCAATTGAGGAGTTAAGGGAGCTTTGCTTGGAATTGGGTGTGAATATGACAGCGTGCCAAATGACAATGGAGCTTCAAGGTTATAAAGAAAGTGAATTTATAGAAGGAATCGGTTTTGCGGGAGCGGCTACCTATTTTGCATCTTCACCAGATAGTCAAAGTTTATTTATATGA